From the genome of Trichoplusia ni isolate ovarian cell line Hi5 chromosome 26, tn1, whole genome shotgun sequence, one region includes:
- the LOC113505691 gene encoding uncharacterized protein LOC113505691 isoform X1, giving the protein MLGGAGSPGGDDLLTVTVVRDEHGYGMKVSGDNPVYVQSVKEHGAAWRAGLRAGDRILRVDSVPVHHHTHQQVVHMIRANPTTVLTVQQNTSRHKTPITAPVPVNSEKQRQLEVSKVHTVRLMLEQEQKFIRDLRSELLKVPDVRKQSQLESAEQRCSKLQHEIDTIMAGQYPAGAGAGGGRARGKAGAAGGGFLSGLPRSLSSLTGQSLRGLRARARPEPAEPTTCLDAASPPPLPPRAPLPRPERPLRRSSHSLDGELDAPQPNSIAMQMSYPLVNLPPPPLQVMQTDSRPGVPVLHMRSRSSPEQLDHDLTRSASLAPAALSRAPPPSPGAARDWCERDTPPPGTPPPPYHTNTQPCADPQRAIISMEEDDSPASDNSTYSGLFSNLRSVRESKARTAVLLNWLLGERRCACACLLLVLTDGYRAAGGVAAHTLRRWAYEIHSAFLVPGAVLQLSGVDENMANEIEQILVNEYDKEELLRNVFRKARQKAKDELSQQLTEFQVKRQVGLGTLYGPEDSVIDKCDVDKAQEQVVVEQLMCGALRAATAAGAATAQARDAHSTLLAALIAAALCLHCRPASVAAAVGGSRASFLQRDKLYKQRVKQITKQHPQPFVVRGHHLQLQALTAVAHCHHCDHIIWGLAPQAYVCTDCKLRVHRGCARAVEEGCCLDGEHHNNRISRFMERIHANNQPNNLDTNEKKSRKASAGNFLNMERSFRKAEDEPPWDQTLTASVIGKFAHYDHSLIWCYPNSSHRQVSTRL; this is encoded by the exons ATGCTGGGCGGGGCGGGGTCGCCGGGCGGCGACGACTTGCTCACCGTCACCGTCGTCAGAGACGAGCATGGATATGGAATGAAAGTATCAG GCGACAACCCCGTGTACGTGCAGTCAGTGAAGGAGCACGGCGCGGCGTGGCGCGCTGGTCTCCGCGCCGGCGACAGGATCCTGCGCGTCGACTCCGTGCCCGTGCACCACCACACGCACCAGCAGGTCGTGCACATGATACGAG CAAACCCAACGACAGTCCTGACAGTTCAACAAAACACATCGAGACATAAAACACCGATCACAGCGCCAGTACCTGTAAAT TCGGAGAAACAACGACAACTAGAAGTATCGAAGGTCCACACGGTGCGGTTGATGCTCGAACAGGAACAGAAGTTCATCAGAGATTTAAGAA GTGAACTCCTTAAAGTACCAGACGTGCGGAAACAATCGCAACTCGAGTCCGCCGAACAGCGCTGCTCCAAGCTCCAACATGAGATCGACACGATCATGGCTGGCCAG TACCCCGCGGGTGctggcgcgggcggcgggcgcgcgcgcggcaaggcgggcgcggcgggcggcgggttCCTGAGCGGGCTGCCGCGCTCGCTGTCCAGCCTGACGGGGCAGTCGCTGcgcgggctgcgcgcgcgcgcCCGGCCCGAGCCCGCCGAGCCCACCACGTGCCTGGACGCGGCCAGCCCGCCGCCCCTCCCGCCGCGCGCCCCCCTCCCGCGCCCCGAGCGCCCGCTGCGCCGCTCCTCGCACTCGCTGGACGGCGAGCTGGACGCGCCGCAGCCCAACTCCATCGCCATGCAGATGAGCTACCCCTTAGTCAacctgccgccgccgccgctacAAGTCATGCAG ACGGATAGCCGGCCCGGCGTTCCTGTCCTGCACATGCGGAGCAGATCCTCGCCCGAGCAGCTGGACCACGACTTGACTAGAT CAGCAAGCCTGGCCCCGGCCGCCCTgtcgcgcgcgccgccgcccagcCCGGGCGCGGCGCGCGACTGGTGCGAGCGGGACACGCCGCCGCCCGGGACCCCGCCGCCGCCCTACCACACCAACACACAG CCCTGTGCGGATCCCCAAAGAGCAATCATATCAATGGAAGAAGATGATTCGCCAGCATCA GACAACTCAACGTACTCGGGTTTATTCTCAAACCTGCGTTCCGTGAGAGAATCCAAGGCGAGGACGGCGGTACTGCTCAACTGGCTACTGGGAGAAAGGAG ATGCGCGTGCGCGTGCCTGCTGCTGGTCCTGACGGACGGCTaccgcgcggcgggcggcgtggCGGCGCACACGCTGCGGCGCTGGGCCTACGAGATCCACTCCGCCTTCCTCGTGCCCGGCGCG GTGTTACAGCTCAGCGGCGTCGATGAAAACATGGCCAATGAGATCGAACAGATTTTAGTCAATG AATACGACAAAGAAGAGCTCCTCCGCAACGTGTTCCGCAAGGCCCGGCAAAAGGCGAAGGACGAGCTGAGCCAGCAGCTGACGGAGTTCCAGGTGAAGCGGCAGGTCGGGCTGGGCACGCTGTACGGGCCCGAGGACAGCGTCATCGACAAGTGCGACGTCGACAAGGCGCAG GAGCAAGTGGTAGTGGAGCAGCTGATGTGCGGCGCGCTGCGGGCGGCCAcagcggcgggcgcggccacTGCGCAGGCGCGGGACGCCCACAGCACGCTGCTGGCCGCGCTCATCGCCGCCGCGCTGTGTCTGCACTGCCG GCCGGCGTCAGTGGCGGCGGCGGTGGGCGGATCGCGCGCTTCCTTCTTACAACGAGACAAGCTTTACAAGCAGAGGGTCAAGCAAATCACGAAGCAGCACCCACAGCCT TTCGTGGTCCGCGGCCACCACCTGCAGCTGCAGGCGCTGACGGCGGTGGCGCACTGCCACCACTGCGACCACATCATCTGGGGCCTCGCGCCGCAGGCCTACGTCTGTACAG ACTGCAAGCTGCGCGTCCACcgcggctgcgcgcgcgccgtgGAGGAGGGCTGCTGCCTGGACGGCGAGCATCACAACAACCGGATCTCGCGGTTCATGGAGCGGATACACGC
- the LOC113505691 gene encoding uncharacterized protein LOC113505691 isoform X2: protein MLGGAGSPGGDDLLTVTVVRDEHGYGMKVSGDNPVYVQSVKEHGAAWRAGLRAGDRILRVDSVPVHHHTHQQVVHMIRANPTTVLTVQQNTSRHKTPITAPVPVNSEKQRQLEVSKVHTVRLMLEQEQKFIRDLRSELLKVPDVRKQSQLESAEQRCSKLQHEIDTIMAGQYPAGAGAGGGRARGKAGAAGGGFLSGLPRSLSSLTGQSLRGLRARARPEPAEPTTCLDAASPPPLPPRAPLPRPERPLRRSSHSLDGELDAPQPNSIAMQMSYPLVNLPPPPLQVMQTDSRPGVPVLHMRSRSSPEQLDHDLTRSSLAPAALSRAPPPSPGAARDWCERDTPPPGTPPPPYHTNTQPCADPQRAIISMEEDDSPASDNSTYSGLFSNLRSVRESKARTAVLLNWLLGERRCACACLLLVLTDGYRAAGGVAAHTLRRWAYEIHSAFLVPGAVLQLSGVDENMANEIEQILVNEYDKEELLRNVFRKARQKAKDELSQQLTEFQVKRQVGLGTLYGPEDSVIDKCDVDKAQEQVVVEQLMCGALRAATAAGAATAQARDAHSTLLAALIAAALCLHCRPASVAAAVGGSRASFLQRDKLYKQRVKQITKQHPQPFVVRGHHLQLQALTAVAHCHHCDHIIWGLAPQAYVCTDCKLRVHRGCARAVEEGCCLDGEHHNNRISRFMERIHANNQPNNLDTNEKKSRKASAGNFLNMERSFRKAEDEPPWDQTLTASVIGKFAHYDHSLIWCYPNSSHRQVSTRL, encoded by the exons ATGCTGGGCGGGGCGGGGTCGCCGGGCGGCGACGACTTGCTCACCGTCACCGTCGTCAGAGACGAGCATGGATATGGAATGAAAGTATCAG GCGACAACCCCGTGTACGTGCAGTCAGTGAAGGAGCACGGCGCGGCGTGGCGCGCTGGTCTCCGCGCCGGCGACAGGATCCTGCGCGTCGACTCCGTGCCCGTGCACCACCACACGCACCAGCAGGTCGTGCACATGATACGAG CAAACCCAACGACAGTCCTGACAGTTCAACAAAACACATCGAGACATAAAACACCGATCACAGCGCCAGTACCTGTAAAT TCGGAGAAACAACGACAACTAGAAGTATCGAAGGTCCACACGGTGCGGTTGATGCTCGAACAGGAACAGAAGTTCATCAGAGATTTAAGAA GTGAACTCCTTAAAGTACCAGACGTGCGGAAACAATCGCAACTCGAGTCCGCCGAACAGCGCTGCTCCAAGCTCCAACATGAGATCGACACGATCATGGCTGGCCAG TACCCCGCGGGTGctggcgcgggcggcgggcgcgcgcgcggcaaggcgggcgcggcgggcggcgggttCCTGAGCGGGCTGCCGCGCTCGCTGTCCAGCCTGACGGGGCAGTCGCTGcgcgggctgcgcgcgcgcgcCCGGCCCGAGCCCGCCGAGCCCACCACGTGCCTGGACGCGGCCAGCCCGCCGCCCCTCCCGCCGCGCGCCCCCCTCCCGCGCCCCGAGCGCCCGCTGCGCCGCTCCTCGCACTCGCTGGACGGCGAGCTGGACGCGCCGCAGCCCAACTCCATCGCCATGCAGATGAGCTACCCCTTAGTCAacctgccgccgccgccgctacAAGTCATGCAG ACGGATAGCCGGCCCGGCGTTCCTGTCCTGCACATGCGGAGCAGATCCTCGCCCGAGCAGCTGGACCACGACTTGACTAGAT CAAGCCTGGCCCCGGCCGCCCTgtcgcgcgcgccgccgcccagcCCGGGCGCGGCGCGCGACTGGTGCGAGCGGGACACGCCGCCGCCCGGGACCCCGCCGCCGCCCTACCACACCAACACACAG CCCTGTGCGGATCCCCAAAGAGCAATCATATCAATGGAAGAAGATGATTCGCCAGCATCA GACAACTCAACGTACTCGGGTTTATTCTCAAACCTGCGTTCCGTGAGAGAATCCAAGGCGAGGACGGCGGTACTGCTCAACTGGCTACTGGGAGAAAGGAG ATGCGCGTGCGCGTGCCTGCTGCTGGTCCTGACGGACGGCTaccgcgcggcgggcggcgtggCGGCGCACACGCTGCGGCGCTGGGCCTACGAGATCCACTCCGCCTTCCTCGTGCCCGGCGCG GTGTTACAGCTCAGCGGCGTCGATGAAAACATGGCCAATGAGATCGAACAGATTTTAGTCAATG AATACGACAAAGAAGAGCTCCTCCGCAACGTGTTCCGCAAGGCCCGGCAAAAGGCGAAGGACGAGCTGAGCCAGCAGCTGACGGAGTTCCAGGTGAAGCGGCAGGTCGGGCTGGGCACGCTGTACGGGCCCGAGGACAGCGTCATCGACAAGTGCGACGTCGACAAGGCGCAG GAGCAAGTGGTAGTGGAGCAGCTGATGTGCGGCGCGCTGCGGGCGGCCAcagcggcgggcgcggccacTGCGCAGGCGCGGGACGCCCACAGCACGCTGCTGGCCGCGCTCATCGCCGCCGCGCTGTGTCTGCACTGCCG GCCGGCGTCAGTGGCGGCGGCGGTGGGCGGATCGCGCGCTTCCTTCTTACAACGAGACAAGCTTTACAAGCAGAGGGTCAAGCAAATCACGAAGCAGCACCCACAGCCT TTCGTGGTCCGCGGCCACCACCTGCAGCTGCAGGCGCTGACGGCGGTGGCGCACTGCCACCACTGCGACCACATCATCTGGGGCCTCGCGCCGCAGGCCTACGTCTGTACAG ACTGCAAGCTGCGCGTCCACcgcggctgcgcgcgcgccgtgGAGGAGGGCTGCTGCCTGGACGGCGAGCATCACAACAACCGGATCTCGCGGTTCATGGAGCGGATACACGC